The following are from one region of the Paenibacillus bovis genome:
- a CDS encoding DegV family protein: MTHTIIVTESTADIPAELIAKYDIRIIPLRLFFGEQSYADGVDITSAEFYSKLSASAQLPTTSQPSPADYTAMYEKLTAEHPGSPIVSIHLSSGLSGTYQSATIGRSMLDDHSHITVIDSKSASYGYGLAVVHAARLAQQGKSVAEIEAGVAHILSRRELYFMVDDLEYLRKGGRIGRASAVLGTLLNVKPILSIDENGVIYPVEKVRGQKKAMTRIVEMMRQHLNVRKINLALGHTANRESCEPLLQMIREHYEIGELVFSEVGPVIGTHAGPGTIAMFAWPDEE; the protein is encoded by the coding sequence ATGACACATACCATTATTGTGACAGAAAGCACGGCAGATATCCCTGCAGAACTGATTGCAAAGTATGATATACGCATTATCCCGTTACGATTATTTTTTGGAGAACAGTCTTATGCGGATGGAGTCGATATCACTTCGGCTGAATTTTATAGCAAGCTATCTGCTTCAGCGCAGCTGCCTACGACTTCCCAGCCTTCACCGGCCGATTATACAGCAATGTATGAGAAGCTGACAGCAGAGCATCCAGGCAGTCCAATCGTATCTATCCATCTATCTTCGGGTCTTAGCGGTACGTATCAGTCGGCGACGATCGGACGCTCCATGCTGGATGATCACAGTCATATTACCGTGATTGACTCCAAGTCGGCATCGTACGGATATGGACTGGCTGTTGTACATGCAGCCCGATTGGCCCAGCAGGGCAAAAGTGTCGCCGAGATCGAAGCAGGTGTAGCGCATATACTCAGCAGACGTGAGCTTTATTTTATGGTGGATGACCTGGAATATCTGCGCAAAGGCGGCCGGATTGGCAGAGCCTCGGCGGTACTAGGGACACTGCTCAACGTCAAGCCGATTCTCTCTATCGACGAGAACGGTGTCATCTATCCGGTGGAAAAGGTACGCGGGCAGAAAAAAGCAATGACACGCATCGTTGAGATGATGCGTCAACATCTGAATGTACGTAAAATTAATCTGGCTCTTGGACATACGGCGAATCGGGAATCGTGTGAACCCTTGCTGCAGATGATCAGAGAGCATTATGAGATTGGCGAACTGGTCTTTTCTGAAGTGGGGCCTGTGATTGGTACACATGCAGGACCGGGCACAATCGCCATGTTTGCATGGCCGGATGAGGAATAG
- the rpmB gene encoding 50S ribosomal protein L28, which yields MARKCYVTGKTAGSGNHVSHANNRNRRTWGVNVQKVRILVDGKPKRVYVSTRALKSGKVTRV from the coding sequence ATGGCTCGTAAATGTTATGTAACTGGTAAAACAGCTGGTAGCGGTAACCACGTATCCCACGCTAACAACCGTAACCGCCGTACTTGGGGCGTGAACGTTCAAAAAGTTCGCATCCTCGTAGACGGTAAACCAAAACGCGTATACGTAAGTACTCGTGCTTTGAAATCCGGTAAAGTTACCCGCGTATAA
- a CDS encoding DAK2 domain-containing protein, with product MSKRSLNGTDFTAMVLAGAERLHQHAEHVNSLNVFPVPDGDTGTNMNLTMTAGVNELKRSSSPMIGQAATILSKGLLMGARGNSGVILSQLFRGFSRAAASRDELNAAQFAAALQNGVETAYKAVVKPVEGTILTVAKEAAKHATYYARRTTDITELMGEVLRRAQETLAQTQEMLPVLKQVGVVDSGGQGLVYIYEGFYAYLQNGTTATSTEQTFAAVHTGQAMQPGITGTSNPASASAVAQNPAFDTPMPAQARLETEDIEFLYDMEFFINRQLGQNRNVRFEEEKFRQALAVNGDSIIVIADDEVIKVHVHSKAPGEVLNLALQYGEITQIHILNMREQHRDLLSAGLDIAPPPDLFADIPQEPLDPQTAAVPPAEEVAAYGLIAVSSGDGISEIFRSLGVDTILAGGQTMNPSTEDFVKAVENLSARHIFILPNNSNIVLAAQQARDLLEDSRQITVIPSKSIPQGIASAFAFQEDESVDMNESNMTEALNHVKSGQVTVAVRDTTMENIDIKEGHYIGIYNSKIVATAPALLQTCQELLSSMIEDGQEVVTVLVGSEANDADTTALASWISETYPDAEVEIHEGDQPVYHYLFSVES from the coding sequence TTGAGTAAGCGTTCTTTAAATGGAACTGATTTTACCGCTATGGTATTGGCGGGAGCGGAGCGTCTGCATCAGCATGCGGAGCACGTCAATTCCCTTAATGTATTTCCTGTGCCGGATGGCGATACAGGAACCAATATGAATCTGACCATGACTGCCGGAGTGAATGAACTCAAACGCAGCAGTTCTCCGATGATCGGTCAAGCAGCTACAATACTGTCCAAAGGCTTGTTAATGGGAGCCCGCGGTAACTCCGGCGTTATTTTATCCCAGCTGTTCCGTGGTTTTAGCCGGGCGGCTGCATCACGGGATGAACTGAATGCCGCTCAATTTGCAGCTGCATTACAAAATGGCGTGGAAACTGCCTACAAAGCTGTAGTCAAGCCTGTTGAAGGCACCATTTTGACTGTTGCCAAGGAAGCAGCCAAGCATGCAACCTATTATGCACGTCGTACGACCGATATTACGGAATTGATGGGCGAAGTACTTCGACGCGCCCAGGAGACGCTGGCCCAGACGCAGGAAATGCTGCCGGTATTGAAACAGGTAGGCGTAGTTGATTCCGGTGGTCAGGGGCTTGTATATATTTATGAAGGGTTCTATGCCTATCTGCAGAATGGAACGACAGCTACAAGTACAGAGCAGACATTTGCAGCCGTTCATACAGGTCAGGCTATGCAGCCGGGCATTACAGGTACATCCAATCCAGCTTCAGCTTCTGCAGTAGCTCAGAATCCTGCATTTGATACACCGATGCCGGCTCAGGCACGCCTGGAAACCGAAGATATCGAATTCTTGTATGATATGGAATTTTTCATTAATCGTCAGCTGGGACAGAACCGTAATGTTCGTTTTGAGGAAGAGAAGTTCCGTCAGGCACTGGCTGTAAATGGCGACTCCATTATCGTTATTGCCGATGATGAGGTTATCAAGGTGCATGTTCATTCCAAAGCGCCGGGTGAAGTGCTCAATCTGGCTCTGCAGTACGGAGAAATTACACAGATCCATATTTTGAATATGCGTGAGCAGCATCGCGATTTGCTGTCTGCCGGACTGGATATTGCTCCGCCGCCCGATCTGTTTGCCGATATTCCACAGGAACCGCTTGATCCGCAGACAGCAGCTGTTCCTCCTGCAGAAGAAGTAGCAGCTTATGGACTGATTGCTGTTTCGTCGGGCGACGGTATTTCGGAGATTTTCCGTAGTCTTGGGGTAGATACGATTCTGGCCGGCGGGCAGACGATGAATCCGAGCACGGAAGATTTCGTCAAAGCAGTAGAGAATCTGTCTGCACGTCATATCTTTATTTTGCCAAATAACTCGAATATCGTACTGGCTGCACAGCAGGCACGCGATCTGCTGGAAGACAGCCGTCAGATTACGGTTATTCCGAGCAAAAGTATTCCGCAAGGGATCGCTTCTGCTTTTGCTTTCCAGGAAGACGAGAGTGTGGATATGAACGAGAGCAATATGACAGAAGCACTGAATCATGTCAAATCAGGTCAAGTAACCGTAGCAGTACGCGATACGACAATGGAGAATATCGATATCAAGGAAGGTCATTATATCGGAATTTACAATTCCAAAATCGTAGCTACTGCCCCGGCACTGCTGCAGACCTGTCAGGAGCTGCTGTCTTCGATGATCGAGGATGGTCAGGAAGTGGTAACCGTACTGGTAGGTAGTGAAGCAAATGATGCAGATACGACAGCTCTCGCGAGCTGGATCAGCGAAACTTATCCCGATGCCGAAGTGGAAATCCATGAAGGCGATCAACCGGTATACCATTACCTGTTCTCTGTAGAATCCTGA
- the rsgA gene encoding ribosome small subunit-dependent GTPase A, producing MPEGLIVKALSGYYYVKPEQTDEVVPADQPATIQCRGRGIFKKRGESPLVGDQVIFSLTENGEGTVDKILPRRTELIRPPVANIRQAVLLFSVKEPDLSLILLDKFLVHIEHAGLEPLICFTKMDLLREEDTVMREAVERAKQLYEDIGYQVILTSAELDMGTDQIRQELNNKISMFAGQSGVGKSSLLNKVIPGSDLNTSEISLRLGRGKHTTRHVELIELEGGGYVADTPGFSQLNFTQLGVEDLGSCFREFNRYSSDCKFRGCTHLHEPGCKVLDALENGEIANSRYKHYEQFYQEMKDEKRRY from the coding sequence ATGCCAGAAGGCTTAATCGTCAAAGCGCTAAGCGGATACTATTATGTAAAACCCGAGCAGACAGATGAGGTGGTTCCTGCGGATCAACCGGCTACTATACAGTGCCGGGGCCGCGGAATCTTCAAAAAAAGAGGGGAATCCCCTCTGGTCGGCGATCAGGTTATCTTTTCATTGACAGAAAATGGAGAAGGCACAGTAGACAAAATACTGCCGCGGAGGACGGAATTAATTCGTCCTCCTGTGGCTAATATTCGTCAGGCTGTCTTGCTGTTTTCGGTAAAAGAACCGGATCTGAGCCTGATTCTGCTGGACAAATTCCTGGTACATATCGAGCATGCTGGCCTGGAACCGTTGATCTGCTTTACCAAAATGGATTTGCTGCGTGAAGAAGATACAGTGATGCGCGAGGCTGTAGAGAGAGCCAAACAGCTATATGAGGATATTGGTTATCAGGTTATTCTTACCAGTGCCGAACTGGATATGGGTACCGATCAGATTCGCCAGGAGCTGAATAACAAAATCAGCATGTTTGCCGGACAGTCAGGTGTGGGTAAATCCTCCTTGCTGAACAAGGTGATTCCGGGCAGCGATCTGAATACCAGCGAAATCAGCTTGCGTCTCGGTCGTGGTAAGCATACCACCCGCCACGTAGAGTTGATCGAACTGGAGGGTGGCGGCTATGTGGCCGATACTCCCGGTTTCAGTCAGCTGAATTTCACGCAGCTGGGCGTCGAGGATCTGGGCTCATGCTTCCGCGAATTTAATCGCTATTCCAGTGACTGCAAGTTCCGTGGATGCACACATTTACATGAGCCGGGCTGCAAAGTGCTGGATGCTCTGGAAAACGGAGAAATAGCCAACAGCCGCTACAAGCACTACGAGCAATTTTATCAGGAAATGAAAGATGAGAAACGGAGGTATTAA
- the rpe gene encoding ribulose-phosphate 3-epimerase gives MHKVKIAPSILSADFGKLLAEVADVERGGADWVHIDVMDGHFVPNITFGAPVMQSISAHTGLFKDVHLMIENPDRYIEDFVKAGAQMITVHAEACTHLHRVIHQIKEHGVKAGVAINPATPAAAIREVLEDVDMVLVMTVNPGFGGQSFIPRTVNKIRQIREWANEMGHTALHIEVDGGITASTAKQVVEAGADVLVAGSAVFNTPDRAKAIRSIRDSLH, from the coding sequence ATGCATAAAGTAAAAATAGCCCCTTCTATTCTGTCAGCGGATTTTGGTAAACTGCTGGCTGAAGTCGCTGATGTCGAGCGCGGCGGAGCGGATTGGGTGCATATTGATGTAATGGATGGCCACTTCGTTCCGAATATTACATTCGGAGCGCCGGTAATGCAGTCCATCTCGGCACATACCGGTCTGTTCAAAGATGTTCATTTGATGATCGAAAATCCGGATCGTTATATCGAAGATTTCGTCAAAGCTGGAGCACAGATGATTACGGTTCACGCCGAAGCATGTACACATCTGCACCGCGTTATTCATCAAATCAAGGAACATGGTGTCAAAGCAGGCGTAGCGATCAATCCGGCTACACCGGCAGCAGCGATCCGTGAAGTGCTGGAAGATGTCGACATGGTGCTCGTTATGACCGTGAATCCGGGATTTGGCGGTCAGAGCTTTATCCCGCGTACCGTGAACAAAATTCGCCAGATACGTGAATGGGCCAATGAGATGGGGCATACGGCTCTTCATATCGAAGTAGACGGTGGTATTACAGCTTCTACAGCCAAACAGGTCGTAGAAGCAGGAGCAGATGTACTTGTAGCCGGCAGCGCCGTATTCAATACGCCTGACCGTGCCAAAGCAATCCGGAGTATCCGCGATAGCCTTCACTAA